A DNA window from Actinokineospora baliensis contains the following coding sequences:
- the mptB gene encoding polyprenol phosphomannose-dependent alpha 1,6 mannosyltransferase MptB, with protein sequence MVAGDTTRLARAGDEPGRAGSGPLDERERRQLDVVRRFGTVGSLLLTIGSLGAGAAPVFNPVFRIPVLGLFSRMTTVALAFAFTGVFMIVLAWLALGRLSRPGRARAVSVPQMARTLVMWIAPLVFTVPSFSRDVYSYLAQSEIVAMGQDPYTVGPAQALGVNHPLTQGVPTMWRETPSPYGPLFLTLGKAINWLTGDHVVAGVAAHRALALLGLAMIIWALPRLARRFGVSPVSALWLGAANPLVLFHLVVGVHNEALAIGLMLVGFEVALRGMPRVTPDGPFPPWQRGELLWYAVGAAVITLGAAVKIPAALALGFLGVMIARRMGGSWKNLFAVAGGLGVVFAVVLTATSLGSGLGYGWVATLNTAATIKSWMAPMTALGFGAGWLGIVLGLGNHIDAAITAGRLVGAVIGPLIAAKLLLDSFRWKLRPLTGLGVSLGAVLVFGATVQPWYLLWAAVPLAAGAGNTRFRTAAMVVSAVLAVALGPTGATFDGRVFVLPYAYIGAITVTLIAVTLVRKHIPRTEWTPAGAVTPPTP encoded by the coding sequence GTGGTGGCGGGAGACACGACGCGGTTGGCGCGGGCGGGGGACGAGCCGGGGCGGGCTGGGTCCGGGCCGTTGGACGAGCGCGAGCGGCGGCAGTTGGACGTGGTGCGCCGGTTCGGGACGGTGGGGTCGCTGCTGCTGACCATCGGGTCGCTGGGGGCCGGGGCGGCGCCGGTGTTCAACCCGGTGTTCCGGATCCCCGTGCTCGGGCTGTTCAGCCGGATGACCACGGTGGCGCTGGCGTTCGCGTTCACCGGGGTGTTCATGATCGTGCTGGCCTGGCTGGCGCTGGGGCGGCTGTCGCGGCCGGGGCGGGCGCGGGCGGTGTCGGTGCCGCAGATGGCCCGCACGCTGGTGATGTGGATCGCGCCGCTGGTGTTCACCGTGCCCAGCTTCAGCCGCGACGTCTACAGCTACCTGGCGCAGAGCGAGATCGTGGCGATGGGCCAGGACCCCTACACCGTCGGCCCGGCGCAGGCGCTGGGGGTCAACCACCCGCTCACCCAGGGCGTGCCGACGATGTGGCGGGAGACGCCCTCGCCGTACGGGCCGCTGTTCCTGACCCTGGGCAAGGCGATCAACTGGCTCACCGGCGACCACGTGGTGGCCGGGGTGGCCGCGCACCGGGCGCTGGCGCTGCTCGGCCTTGCGATGATCATCTGGGCGCTGCCGAGGCTGGCGCGCCGGTTCGGGGTGAGCCCGGTCAGCGCGCTGTGGCTGGGCGCGGCGAACCCGCTGGTGCTGTTCCACCTGGTGGTCGGGGTGCACAACGAGGCGCTGGCGATCGGGCTGATGCTGGTCGGCTTCGAGGTGGCGCTGCGCGGGATGCCCAGGGTCACCCCGGACGGGCCGTTCCCGCCGTGGCAGCGCGGGGAGCTGCTCTGGTACGCCGTCGGCGCCGCGGTGATCACCCTCGGCGCGGCGGTCAAGATCCCGGCGGCGCTGGCGCTGGGCTTCCTCGGGGTGATGATCGCCCGCCGGATGGGCGGCTCGTGGAAGAACCTGTTCGCCGTCGCGGGCGGGCTCGGCGTGGTGTTCGCCGTGGTGCTCACCGCGACCTCGCTGGGCAGCGGCCTGGGCTACGGCTGGGTGGCGACGCTGAACACGGCGGCGACGATCAAGAGCTGGATGGCGCCGATGACCGCGCTCGGGTTCGGCGCGGGCTGGCTGGGCATCGTGCTCGGCCTCGGCAACCACATCGACGCCGCGATCACCGCCGGTCGCCTCGTCGGCGCGGTGATCGGCCCGCTGATCGCGGCGAAGCTGCTGCTGGACAGCTTCCGCTGGAAGCTGCGCCCGCTGACCGGCCTGGGTGTCAGCCTCGGCGCGGTGCTGGTGTTCGGCGCCACGGTGCAGCCGTGGTACCTGCTGTGGGCGGCGGTCCCGCTGGCCGCGGGCGCCGGGAACACCCGGTTCCGCACCGCGGCGATGGTGGTCAGCGCGGTGCTCGCGGTCGCGCTCGGGCCCACCGGGGCGACCTTCGACGGCCGGGTGTTCGTGCTGCCCTACGCCTACATCGGCGCGATCACCGTGACGCTGATCGCGGTGACCCTGGTCCGCAAGCACATCCCGCGTACCGAGTGGACGCCCGCCGGGGCCGTGACGCCGCCCACGCCCTAG